From Oryzias melastigma strain HK-1 linkage group LG17, ASM292280v2, whole genome shotgun sequence:
CAagagtttgaataaataaaagtcatcaaccagctgtgaaaaaagaaaaaagaaaaaagtaagcCAAAAAATGTTTCGCCACACTACCAAAAGTGCAGGAAGaaatacaaaacaggaaagagaaaaacagaatcaaaggaactttaaaaaaagcattgttTTGTTCCATCATTCAAGTACTTCTGGGTCTTTTGCcttctttagtaaaacctggcaaattgaaaaaatgacaCACATTATAAGGACATTTTACATAAGAATTGATCAATACATCCACTGCAGAGCGCCCCATCGTATTGTTCGCCCGTGACTGGCCCAGACTGCTAACAACACCACTGGCTTcagtgttcttgggcaagacactggacctcacattgctcctggtgatTACAGTGTTGGCGCCATGTATGGCAGCAGTGTGTGCATGGATGAATGACTTCAAAGTGCTTCTGGCCCTAAATGAGGTgataaagtgctatataagttACTATTATTGGGAACCTAAAGCAAAGTAACCAGAATGCACAAAAACATGGAAGCAGGACTGACAAATGGCAGAGCAGGATCACAGAGCATGACGGACTttggaggatgatgatgataatcATCCTCTGATCACTAAAGACCAACTTGTTTTTGGTACTTTgcttgttttaaacaaaaaatgccaCAGTTGGGCTTCACTATAAATAGATGTTAATTTCTGAGAAATTGTCATtaaaaagcccccccccccatgcaTCAACACCAGCAGATTTCAGTGGACAGTAATGAGGCGCAGTGGTGTGAAGGGGGGGTGAGGCATACCGAGTGGTCTCAAGCCGTGAGTAATCTTTTCATTTGAACGAATCTGGGCCTCTGTTATTATGTGCAGGACACAAAAGGGGACACACACGGGACAGAAACAGCTTTTTGTGGACGGAGGGAGAGCGGGAGCTTATTAAAAACATTCCCTGAAATCAGGCCTGATCTTTTTTTAGGGTCTCTGTTCCTCTCAAGTATATTTAGAGACATTTTCTGTGATCGGCCATTCAAACCACATAAAGAATCGGGGGAGGTGGGGGAGGGCTGCAGGGTCACATCTTTTGACGGAGTTCATTGTTTCGTCAGCCTCATCCTCTTGTAAAACTAGAGTTCAGAGTTGCAGTTTTTGTCCAAGCGTGTCCTAATGCTCCTTGTTGATGTCTTCTGCAGGAGATGCTCCAAACACGGTGACCTTTGACATCCAGAAGGAGGACGAAGGCCCATCGGTGGTGGAGCAGGCAAACGTTTGGATCTTCCTGAAGATGTTTAAGATCAACCGGCTGAAGGGCAGAGTGATGCTGCGGCTGCTGAGGTCCAGCCACAACAGCAAGGCCGAAAGTGAGGTGGTTTCTGAGAGGGTGGTGGACACGCGGCGCAGCGGGTGGCACACGCTCGCCGTGACGCGCACGGTTCAGATGCTGCTGGACAGTGGCAGCAGCTCGCTACACCTGCAGGTTTCCTGTCCGCTCTGTGCCGACGTGGGAGCGTCTCCCATCCTCTCACCTGCGAACAATGGCAAACTGTCAGGAAGGGACCAGTCTCACCGGCCGTTCCTCATGGTGGTGCTGCGAGCCCGAGAGGAGGCGACTCCACGGCGGGTCAAGCGAGCCCTGGAGTGTGACGGGAAAATCCGCGTGTGCTGCAAAGGACAGTTTTACGTCAACTTTAAAGACATTGGCTGGAGCGATTGGATTATCGCCCCGTCGGGTTACCACGCCAACTACTGTGAGGGCGACTGTCCAAACCACATGACAAATTTGGGCAGCTCCTCACTTTCTTTCCATTCGACAGTCATCAACCATTACCGGATGAGGGGCTACGGCCCGTTTCAGAACATCAAGTCGTGCTGCGTGCCGACGAAGCTGCGAGCGATGTCCATGCTGTACTACAACGAGGAGCAGAAGATCATCAAGAAGGACATCCAGAACATGATCGTAGAGGAGTGCGGCTGCTCGTGAAAACCGCCGTCCCCCATAAAATAACAGCAGCCCTTAAAAAGAcgaatcatttttgtttgttcaggCGTTCACTAAGAGGCGCTCTCCCATTTCAAACAAACTGAGAACAAACTGAGAACACTATGCAAAAGGACTTGCAGTAAACCTTTACTTGTTTTCATTCTTGGGTGTGCTTCCCATCCGTCACAGAAACGTGTTCAATCAGCGATGGCGTTTGTTGGGTTTTCATATACAACCATGTGTACCTGTTGAGACATTTCAAGGACTACCCATCATTGACCTGCTGGAGCCAAACCTTTTGACTGCAAAATGTAAACAagaataaatatagaaaaacacTGTTTACTGCTGAATTAAAAACACGTTTCTGGAAAGTTTTCTTGTAGGTCAAACGTTTGACAAAAgtaacttaaagggtaaccaaacaggacagagGGAGGCTGACAGCACTCTTAgaccagatttgaaaaatgtaaaaaaaaaaaaagaggcggGGCTACGGAGGTGGTCTGAGcggaggaggtgtggtctggatatGTGATTGACAGAGAACAGTgtggttagcttgaggtaactaaATGATCTTCTTATCATTGTCtcgattaaaataataaaaataaggtTCAGGAGGCCCAAACAGGCTGCCTCCCCATCCCACAggggctctctgtctgccggtcAGCGATGAGTTCAAAGATGGGTgaggcttttatactggagctcagagcatgatgacgtggaACTCCcagacttacaccagttgaccaatcacataattcaactgtaatacattgTTTCTatctttagggggcagcacatttAAACCAtcatttcaggaattaaacaagtttattttaaattgtcaaaaatttggcaaggACCAACAAACAGATCTTTAAAAGTCCCATTCATAGAGGTcgacagccaaaaaaagttgatttagtgtttggttaccctttaaggtaAAAACCAAAGATGACACAAATTGCTAAGATGAATGGTTAACGTTTTTTGAACTATTGTGTTCTACTTCAGGACAAAAAACTGTGAGACTGACAGGCTTGTGGGAAGTGTGCAGAAAAGTGTGNNNNNNNNNNNNNNNNNNNNNNNNNNNNNNNNNNNNNNNNNNNNNNNNNNNNNNNNNNNNNNNNNNNNNNNNNNNNNNNNNNNNNNNNNNNNNNNNNNNNNNNNNNNNNNNNNNNNNNNNNNNNNNNNNNNNNNNNNNNNNNNNNNNNNNNNNNNNNNNNNNNNNNNNNNNNNNNNNNNNNNNNNNNNNNNNNNNNNNNNNNNNNNNNNNNNNNNNNGGAGTAATTTCAGCTGATTGTGGTCAATGTTGAAGAAGCTGTGGTCAGACTTATGAGCTGAAGAATAGAAGAATGATGCTACGTTCAAAaataggcttttattttatgGTATTCACACTGAGCAGGtagcagcttcttcttctttctctttcttagtgtttactagcacatgtccggCACCTGCAGTTGGAAGATTCTTCGTGTGAAATGTCTAAGTAAATCTCATGAATCcttctccaggctttttctttcacacctctattccgatatatgaaagactgaACACAAACTGCAAATATTAGTTAGTCCTCCATGATCAGTGAATTAAAGAGACATCGTCTAtttcactaccaaatccaagtccctgattggtcaaagttcaactggtttagctTTAACACACATTCAATAGACGTGCTTTTTGTACGTTAAgctcaaacacagaaacttgcatagcgagagttttgaatgtcTACGCCTAAACCCGACATGTccatgtgtttacatagacttttaatAGAAAGTGGTTAGTTGAACGAGCTCTCCCAAAAGCAATGGGAACATAGTACAACAGTCTGAGCCAAGAAGTTCTGATTCCtagtgtttttgtgcatttcctTATTATTAAGCTGCTTATACAAAAGAATTTCCCTGctgggataaataaagttgatcttgagTCGTGAAGAAGCAGATTTgattaataaaatgtgtttaaaaagaagaacCAAACTGAAGGGATGATCAGTTTTAACAAACATTCAGCTAAAGAGGGAGAACTGTGATGAATGAgtgataaatgaaaaacaaagggaaaaatgtaaaagtgattAAAAGGCCACCTTGTCTCAAGTGTTTGTCTCCCAAAACAaataatagaacaaaaaaatacagaaggTAGATTTAGCACCTTAactaacccttgtgctaccctATATGCATGTTAACATTGGCAAGATTTTTTATCCTCAccggtgtccgtggcagacataaaatcttgtccACCCTTGTCATGGAAGGGACCACActtcaatataagggtggggtcatctggaccccacaagatagcacaagggctaagACCTAAAGTATCAAGAAGTCTCCCAGTTGTTTCTGTTGAAACTAGGCAGGCctttatggcaagccaaagaggTAAATATTCGCCAGGAAAAGTGCCGTGATAAACTGCGTGTTGGCCATGAAATAGGTTACTTTTTACGCCCGTTTTGGGACAACAAGATGGAGTAATTTATGGGCTactcttaacccttgtgctctcttatggggtccggATGACCCCACCCCTTACAATGAGATGTTATCCTTTCCGTGACAAAGGTGGAcgaggtggacaagacttcacgtctgtcattggacaccaggaAAGATCAACAATCATTgaagaaaaagttcagtgcactctCTTGTGGgatccacttttaatgtaaacaagcctaggagaggGTTACAATGTGGGTAAAACGCTGCGTTTTTCTTGACCAATGTGCCGTTTTTTTACATGATGTTTCCTGTGATTTTTGACCCTCTTGGCTTGCCATATGCCTTAAGTCTCAGTTTCTATGTTTATTTCTATTCCAAAAATTGTCCACATtgcagttctgtttttttgatTGTCACATTTAAGTtcaagttttttattcttttatttttttcatattgtggtCCACCAGGTTTGGAAGGTTCTGAACACACAATTAATCAAACTCACTCAGTCTTGTAGTCTGTGTATGCAAAAATGAATCTTAGTTGAGTTTGGTAAAGATTTGATATAGACTATTTATACTGTCAGACTGTTTGTTGCGGAGAGTTCTGGTTAGAGGACTCTACTTCCCTAAGTTGACAACACAACATGCAGCAACTTAGCAACTTTACTACTAATACATGTGGGCCATGGAAGTCCAAACCCTCAATTAGGGTACCTGAGAGTTTGTATTTGCCCACATAACGACACAAAGAAGATGGTTAAGTGATCTGAGCACAGATTGCTAAATTCACAGCACATTCAAAAATTCTATGAGTGTCAAATattacaaactttttattttttttcacccctTGGAACCTACCAGTCTTCATACAACGATCACTGTGACAACCTTGATTCTTCCAGATAGAAATGTTTCCCCAAAAATGAGGCCATCTTGTATAAAAATGTAGGAACACTCTTTAACATTTCTATATGTTTGACTGATTGACAGACTTTAGCAAAACCCCTGCTgctattttgagcatttttttttttaaattttgaataaaaaattctTGGAAATGCTCAATTTTCTCTGTATATGTTCTCTTTCATCAGAAagatgaacatgttaaaaacaccaaaaatacaaatcattGTCAGATTGTTTCTTTCAATAACCCGGTACTAGtaagaaaaaacaatagaaaataaatatcaatttttcttttactagtTTTTTACTGTATTCTTTCATCTATTTGAGTTGCAATAGTGGACATTTTTCGTATTTGGATCACTGAATGTTAACATACACAAACTGTGTGGTGAGCTTTGCAGCTTGCAGCTTTGCCAGCGATGAAAAGAAGACagcagaggtaaaaaaaaatcttacttcAGTGAACAGCTCACAATTACTGCTAATGGTTACACCACTAAACCAGAACATGATGACATAATATATGTCCTGGACCTCCAAAATGTGCGCCTCGTAGACAAAACATTACATCACATCTGGCAATGACACACTAATCCCATATTTAACTTGAGAGCATAAAACAAAACCTTTCAACACTGGCCATTTTATTTAGGTAGAACAAGTAAAACATATTACTGTAAATTCAGTTATAAAGTTACCACGTTTAGCCACTATCACTTCAGTAGAACGATGGAACACGGTAATGTAGCTGTATGCATTCATTTGGAAGAAAGCTTTCTCTTGTTTAGTTCACATTTTAGTCTTTCTCAGAAGCCTGGCCCTTTAGCTGTCAGCATTTCAGGGTTGTCTCCGTTCACTTCCTAAAGCATGAGTTTTACAGCTGCCTCTTGGACGGTGTATTTCCATTTTAGCCGATTTTAAATCAACAACTCCCTTGTTGGATAGTTGGTTAATGCCTCATATTTaatgtcgatttttttttacattaagctTGGAAAATTCTTGCAGGTAAACTCTCTTATTGTCTGTTCTTGTGATCTTTGGAGTTTGCACAAACTTTCCCTGAATACACACCTCACACTCTTGTTTaggtttttcttattttatggaTCATCTTATGAGtgttca
This genomic window contains:
- the inhbab gene encoding inhibin subunit beta Ab; its protein translation is MFPQFLTFFMSTILVVDASPTASSPLDVAPRLQADCPSCSLSQMRRNSSSGQGEMVEAVKRHILNMLHLSARPNLTHPVPRAALLNAIKKLHFGRVAADGSVEIEGGSHRPEGATPSEPPSEIITFGEEGDAPNTVTFDIQKEDEGPSVVEQANVWIFLKMFKINRLKGRVMLRLLRSSHNSKAESEVVSERVVDTRRSGWHTLAVTRTVQMLLDSGSSSLHLQVSCPLCADVGASPILSPANNGKLSGRDQSHRPFLMVVLRAREEATPRRVKRALECDGKIRVCCKGQFYVNFKDIGWSDWIIAPSGYHANYCEGDCPNHMTNLGSSSLSFHSTVINHYRMRGYGPFQNIKSCCVPTKLRAMSMLYYNEEQKIIKKDIQNMIVEECGCS